The following are encoded in a window of Scleropages formosus chromosome 7, fSclFor1.1, whole genome shotgun sequence genomic DNA:
- the has3 gene encoding hyaluronan synthase 3 has protein sequence MPSKCGTALRIVGTTLFAAAVLLGILLAYVTGYQFIHTEKHYLSFGLYGAFLMLHLFLQSLFAYLEHQRMRSPSQPRHLSRTVALCIAAYQEDPDYLRKCLRSIRRISFPGLKVVLVVDGNRPEDTYMMDIFQEVMGTEETGRMVWKGNYHSEGMREDEAARVVRIVRNSQYSCIMQEWGGKREVMYTAFKALGETVDYVQVCDSDTVLDPACTIEMLKILEEDPQVGGVGGDVQILNKYDSWISFLSSVRYWMAFNIERACQSYFGCVQCISGPLGMYRNSLLQQFLEPWYHQTFLGSKCSFGDDRHLTNRVLSLGYKTKFTARSQCQTETPTRYLRWLNQQTRWSKSYFREWLYNALWFHKHNLWMTYESVVTGFFPFFLVATVIHLFYRGRLWNILLFLLTVQLVGMVKATYACFLRGNVVMIFMSLYSLLYMSSLLPAKIFALLTINKAGWGTSGRRKIVVNFIGAVPVTVWSAVLLGGMAYTIYCETQDPFSETEKALLIAGAILYGCYWIVLLVLYLAIVAKRCNKREEQYHLPYAEV, from the exons ATGCCCTCTAAATGCGGGACGGCTTTACGAATCGTGGGAACAACCCTCTTTGCCGCAGCGGTCCTGTTGGGGATCCTTTTGGCCTATGTGACAGGCTATCAGTTCATACACACGGAGAAGCACTATCTTTCCTTTGGCCTGTATGGGGCCTTCCTCATGCTGCACCTGTTTCTGCAGAGCTTGTTTGCGTACCTGGAGCACCAGCGCATGCGTAGCCCCTCCCAGCCCCGCCACCTAAGCCGTACAGTTGCGCTCTGCATTGCTGCCTACCAGGAGGACCCTGACTACCTGCGCAAGTGCCTGCGCAGTATCCGCCGCATCTCCTTCCCTGGCCTCAaagtggtgctggtggtggacGGCAACCGGCCTGAGGACACGTACATGATGGACATCTTCCAAGAGGTGATGGGTACGGAGGAGACGGGAAGGATGGTGTGGAAAGGGAACTACCACTCAGAGGGCATGCGGGAGGATGAGGCGGCACGTGTGGTGAGGATTGTGAGGAATTCTCAGTACTCTTGCATCATGCAGGAGTGGGGAGGGAAGAGAGAAGTCATGTACACAGCCTTCAAAGCACTTGGAGAGACCGTAGACTATGTGCAG GTATGCGATTCAGACACAGTTCTGGACCCTGCGTGCACCATTGAGATGCTGAAGATTTTAGAGGAGGACCCACAGGTGGGCGGAGTGGGCGGAGATGTACAG ATCCTGAACAAGTACGATTCGTGGATCTCCTTCCTAAGCAGTGTGCGATACTGGATGGCCTTCAACATAGAGCGAGCCTGCCAGTCTTACTTTGGCTGTGTGCAGTGCATCAGCGGACCCCTGGGCATGTACCGCAACTCCCTGCTTCAGCAGTTCCTGGAGCCCTGGTACCACCAGACGTTCCTGGGCAGCAAGTGCAGCTTCGGTGACGACCGCCACCTCACCAACCGCGTCCTCAGCTTGGGGTACAAGACCAAGTTCACAGCCCGCTCCCAGTGCCAGACGGAGACACCCACGCGTTACCTGCGATGGCTGAACCAGCAGACGCGCTGGAGCAAGTCGTACTTCCGCGAGTGGCTTTACAACGCCCTCTGGTTCCACAAGCACAACCTCTGGATGACCTACGAGTCGGTGGTGACAGGTTTCTTCCCCTTCTTCCTGGTCGCCACAGTGATCCACCTCTTCTACCGTGGGCGCCTCTGGAACATCCTCTTGTTTCTACTCACAGTGCAGCTAGTGGGCATGGTGAAGGCCACCTATGCCTGCTTCCTACGTGGCAACGTGGTCATGATCTTCATGTCTCTATACTCCCTACTCTACATGTCCAGTTTGCTGCCTGCCAAAATCTTCGCTCTCCTTACCATCAACAAGGCTGGCTGGGGCACCTCAGGCCGGCGGAAGATCGTGGTAAACTTCATCGGTGCCGTGCCCGTCACTGTATGGTCAGCCGTGCTACTGGGTGGCATGGCGTACACCATCTACTGCGAGACGCAAGACCCGTTCAGCGAGACGGAGAAGGCCTTGCTGATCGCAGGGGCCATCTTGTACGGCTGCTACTGGATCGTCCTTCTGGTGCTGTACTTGGCCATCGTGGCCAAGCGGTGCAACAAGAGGGAGGAGCAATACCATCTGCCCTATGCAGAGGTCTAG